The following proteins are encoded in a genomic region of Thermococcus pacificus:
- a CDS encoding 50S ribosomal protein L15e, whose product MSMYKYIREAWKSPKKSYVGDLLKARMIKWRREPVVVRAERPTRLDRARSLGYQAKQGYVIVRVRVRKGGRKRPRWKGGRKPSKMGMVKYSPKKSLQWIAEEKAARKYPNLEVLNSYWVGEDGMYKWFEVIMVDPHHPVIKADPKINWITGKAHKGRVFRGLTSAGRKSRGLRNKGKGAEKVRPSIRANKGRGK is encoded by the coding sequence ATGAGCATGTACAAGTACATTAGGGAAGCCTGGAAGAGCCCGAAGAAGAGCTACGTTGGCGACCTTCTCAAGGCCAGGATGATAAAGTGGAGGAGGGAGCCGGTTGTCGTCCGCGCCGAGAGGCCGACCAGGCTCGACCGCGCCCGCTCTCTCGGCTACCAGGCCAAGCAGGGCTACGTTATCGTCCGCGTCCGCGTGAGGAAGGGCGGTAGGAAGAGGCCCAGGTGGAAGGGCGGAAGGAAGCCCTCCAAGATGGGTATGGTCAAGTACTCACCAAAGAAGAGCCTTCAGTGGATAGCCGAGGAGAAGGCCGCTCGCAAGTACCCGAACCTCGAGGTCCTCAACAGCTACTGGGTCGGCGAGGATGGTATGTACAAGTGGTTTGAGGTCATAATGGTCGACCCGCACCACCCGGTCATCAAGGCCGACCCGAAGATCAACTGGATAACCGGTAAGGCCCACAAGGGACGCGTCTTCCGCGGCCTCACCAGCGCCGGTAGGAAGAGCCGCGGCCTGAGGAACAAGGGCAAAGGTGCTGAAAAGGTCAGGCCCAGCATAAGGGCCAACAAGGGCAGGGGCAAGTGA
- a CDS encoding RNA-binding protein, whose amino-acid sequence MAKLRAHHIRLTTFIQATEDEDKVLDAIATFIPEEIDEDDVIFDIDETTGFFGNPIKVVNVEIKRSKAVRQFLDYFKELLSEDDRNYLLKHLDEKIDEEGTFYVRFNKQKAYLGDVEIDEGADVIQVRIKIKAFPMRKEAVVKAVREWLEE is encoded by the coding sequence ATGGCGAAGCTTAGAGCACACCACATCAGGCTTACCACCTTCATCCAGGCGACCGAGGACGAGGACAAGGTTCTCGACGCGATAGCGACCTTTATCCCCGAGGAGATAGACGAGGACGATGTAATCTTCGACATCGACGAGACAACGGGCTTCTTCGGCAACCCAATCAAGGTAGTCAACGTTGAGATAAAGAGGAGCAAAGCCGTGAGACAGTTCCTCGACTACTTCAAGGAGCTTCTGAGCGAGGATGACAGGAACTACCTCCTGAAACATCTCGACGAGAAAATCGACGAGGAGGGAACCTTCTACGTCCGCTTCAACAAGCAGAAGGCCTATCTAGGCGACGTCGAGATAGACGAAGGAGCTGATGTCATCCAGGTCAGGATAAAGATCAAGGCCTTTCCTATGAGGAAGGAAGCGGTGGTTAAAGCCGTTAGGGAGTGGCTGGAGGAATGA
- a CDS encoding Ribonuclease P protein component 3: MSAELEIREAEELSFSRDYFVEMDVRSEEAYQLASEWFDEVVFTKKLVLESSPDWGVLKEELKALRETHSKVALLLVTKKPSLIREVKNRSPRALIYVQGGDMRVNRAALEAGVDALIGPWFGRKDPGFDHILAGIAARRGVAIGFSLSPLLRANSYERVQLLRFMTKTWQLVRKYDVPRFITSSAESRWEVRGPRDLMSLGINLGMEIPEARTSLNFHPRRLLSKLK, encoded by the coding sequence ATGAGCGCAGAACTGGAAATACGTGAAGCGGAAGAGCTTTCCTTCTCGCGGGACTACTTCGTCGAGATGGACGTGAGGAGCGAGGAAGCCTATCAGCTCGCGAGCGAGTGGTTCGACGAGGTGGTCTTCACAAAAAAGCTCGTCCTTGAAAGCTCTCCCGATTGGGGTGTGCTTAAGGAAGAGCTGAAGGCCCTCCGTGAGACCCATAGCAAAGTCGCCCTCCTACTCGTCACGAAAAAGCCGAGCCTCATTCGTGAGGTCAAGAACCGCAGTCCAAGGGCTTTAATCTACGTCCAGGGCGGCGACATGCGGGTGAACCGTGCCGCACTTGAGGCGGGTGTGGATGCCTTGATAGGCCCCTGGTTCGGGAGGAAGGATCCGGGCTTTGACCACATCCTGGCGGGAATAGCCGCGAGGAGGGGAGTTGCCATAGGCTTTTCCCTTTCACCGCTCCTGAGGGCCAATTCCTACGAGAGGGTTCAGCTCCTCCGCTTCATGACCAAAACTTGGCAGCTCGTGAGGAAGTACGACGTTCCACGCTTTATAACGAGTTCTGCCGAGAGCAGGTGGGAAGTTCGCGGGCCGAGAGACCTGATGAGCCTCGGGATAAACCTCGGGATGGAAATTCCTGAAGCAAGGACGAGTCTGAACTTCCATCCGAGGAGGCTTCTGTCAAAGCTCAAATGA
- a CDS encoding TrpB-like pyridoxal phosphate-dependent enzyme, translating into MKAVLPDSKIPTKWYNILPDLPEPLEPPLDPETDEPMEPEKLLRIFAAELVKQEISTERYIEIPKKVRELYAKIGRPTPLFRATNLEKVLGTPARIYFKYEGATVTGSHKINTALAQAYYAKEQGIERLVTETGAGQWGTALSLAGALLGLKVRVYMARASYRQKPYRKTIMRLYGAEIYPSPSDRTEIGRKFLAEDPNHPGGLGIAISEAIKDVLRDEKARYSLGSVLNHVLMHQTVIGLEAKEQMKEFEEPDVIIGCVGGGSNFAGLAYPFVKDVLHGKADYEFITVEPRAAPSMTRGVYKYDFGDSGGYTPKMKMHTLGHTYYVPPIHAGGLRYHGLAPTLSVLINHGVVKPVAYHQNEVFQAAELFAKTEGIIPAPESAHAIKGAIDRALNAKEERKEEVILFNLSGHGFLDLQGYEDYLDRKLEDYEPDYFPALEG; encoded by the coding sequence ATGAAAGCCGTTCTTCCCGACTCAAAGATACCCACGAAGTGGTACAACATCCTGCCGGATCTTCCGGAGCCTTTAGAGCCTCCCCTCGACCCGGAGACGGACGAGCCGATGGAACCTGAGAAGCTCCTGAGGATTTTTGCGGCCGAGCTTGTGAAACAGGAGATAAGCACGGAACGGTACATCGAGATACCCAAGAAGGTGAGAGAGCTCTATGCCAAGATCGGAAGGCCAACGCCGCTCTTCAGGGCGACGAACCTTGAGAAGGTCCTCGGAACTCCCGCAAGGATATACTTCAAGTACGAGGGCGCAACCGTAACGGGAAGCCACAAGATAAACACGGCCTTGGCTCAGGCCTACTACGCCAAAGAGCAGGGAATCGAGAGGCTCGTCACCGAGACCGGTGCCGGCCAGTGGGGAACTGCCTTGAGCTTAGCAGGAGCGCTCCTGGGACTGAAGGTAAGGGTCTACATGGCCCGCGCCAGCTACCGGCAGAAACCTTACAGGAAGACGATAATGCGCCTGTACGGTGCTGAAATCTACCCGAGCCCAAGCGACAGGACAGAGATAGGAAGGAAGTTCTTGGCCGAAGACCCGAACCACCCCGGTGGCCTGGGTATAGCGATAAGTGAGGCCATTAAAGACGTTTTAAGGGACGAGAAGGCCCGCTATTCCCTTGGGAGCGTTTTAAATCACGTTCTCATGCACCAGACGGTTATAGGACTGGAAGCCAAAGAGCAGATGAAGGAGTTTGAGGAGCCGGACGTTATAATCGGCTGCGTCGGCGGCGGGAGCAACTTCGCCGGCTTAGCTTATCCGTTCGTGAAGGACGTCCTCCATGGCAAAGCCGACTACGAGTTCATAACCGTTGAACCGAGGGCCGCGCCAAGCATGACGCGCGGCGTTTACAAGTACGACTTCGGCGATTCTGGCGGCTACACTCCAAAGATGAAGATGCACACTTTGGGCCACACCTACTACGTCCCGCCGATACACGCCGGGGGTTTACGCTACCACGGATTAGCTCCAACGCTGAGTGTCCTCATAAACCATGGAGTAGTTAAGCCAGTTGCCTACCACCAGAACGAGGTCTTCCAGGCGGCTGAGCTGTTCGCGAAGACCGAGGGCATAATTCCAGCCCCTGAGAGCGCCCACGCCATAAAGGGAGCAATAGACAGGGCACTGAATGCAAAGGAGGAGAGAAAAGAGGAGGTCATACTCTTCAACCTCAGTGGACACGGCTTCCTCGACCTTCAAGGCTACGAGGACTATCTGGATAGAAAGCTTGAGGACTACGAGCCGGACTACTTCCCGGCCTTGGAGGGGTGA
- a CDS encoding TIGR00341 family protein encodes MLRLEVNCDEGEGEKVEEVLRKWNVQYYTEEVRSNGKRVLRFTALVPEFVINDIADDLMKAIDLRKGYSSITWASVSGKSVKYSSSVKSLAKYKRRWTLVDIEGLIENANNQARVDPIQLTLGAVASIIALFGLIQDSIVMIISAMLLSPILGPLYGFSINVVMGKGRDAVSAVYSILKLLGVIFASALIVSLLLEIFGAMPGEPTHEILIRGQSGIVYILLAIILGYAGIVAIVSRVPEILAGVSIAAALVPPTTVIGISLAMGWWEIFEGSLVLVLENVLGLLSGSLLGLYVLNVSPRSYYEKRAAKIYTKRTMAVLALMVFALVLLELVA; translated from the coding sequence ATGCTCCGGCTTGAGGTCAACTGCGACGAGGGTGAGGGGGAGAAGGTAGAGGAAGTCCTGAGGAAGTGGAACGTGCAGTACTACACCGAGGAGGTTCGGAGCAACGGGAAAAGGGTTCTGCGCTTCACCGCCCTCGTTCCGGAGTTCGTCATAAACGACATAGCAGACGACCTCATGAAGGCGATAGACCTTCGAAAGGGTTACTCTTCAATAACCTGGGCCTCGGTGAGCGGAAAGTCCGTCAAGTACTCCAGCTCCGTCAAGTCACTGGCCAAGTACAAGCGCCGCTGGACCCTCGTGGATATCGAGGGTCTAATAGAGAACGCCAACAACCAGGCCCGCGTTGACCCTATTCAGCTCACCCTCGGCGCGGTCGCGTCGATCATAGCCCTCTTCGGCCTTATACAAGACAGCATAGTCATGATAATCTCCGCGATGCTGCTCTCGCCAATACTTGGCCCGCTCTACGGTTTCTCCATCAACGTCGTCATGGGCAAGGGCAGGGACGCGGTGAGTGCCGTCTACTCCATCCTCAAGCTCCTCGGGGTCATCTTTGCATCGGCCCTCATAGTTTCTCTCCTCCTGGAGATCTTTGGGGCCATGCCGGGGGAACCGACCCACGAGATACTCATCCGCGGCCAGTCCGGCATCGTTTATATCTTGCTGGCCATCATCCTCGGTTACGCCGGGATAGTGGCGATAGTGAGCAGGGTTCCAGAGATACTGGCCGGCGTTTCGATAGCGGCGGCGCTGGTACCGCCAACGACGGTGATAGGAATCTCCCTCGCGATGGGATGGTGGGAAATCTTTGAAGGCTCCCTCGTTCTCGTCCTGGAAAACGTCCTCGGCCTTCTGAGCGGCTCCCTGCTGGGCCTCTACGTCCTTAACGTCTCCCCCAGGAGCTACTACGAGAAGAGGGCGGCAAAAATATACACAAAGAGGACGATGGCAGTGCTCGCGCTGATGGTCTTTGCACTCGTCCTGTTGGAGCTGGTCGCTTAG
- the nikR gene encoding nickel-responsive transcriptional regulator NikR — protein MKITRFGVSVPEELLEKFDRIIEEKGYVNRSEAIRDMMRDFIVRHEWEQGEGEVAGTITMLYNHDEAEVVKELLDLQHDYLEEIISSIHVHMDEHNCLEVVIVKGKASRIKEIADRLLSLKGVKHGKLVMTGTGKELV, from the coding sequence ATGAAGATAACGCGCTTCGGTGTCTCCGTTCCTGAGGAGCTTCTTGAGAAGTTCGACCGTATAATAGAGGAGAAGGGCTATGTCAACAGGAGTGAGGCGATAAGGGACATGATGCGTGACTTCATAGTCAGGCACGAGTGGGAGCAAGGCGAGGGCGAGGTGGCTGGAACTATAACGATGCTCTACAACCATGACGAGGCAGAGGTTGTGAAGGAGCTTCTCGATTTGCAGCACGACTACCTTGAGGAGATAATTTCGAGCATTCACGTTCACATGGACGAGCACAACTGTCTTGAGGTCGTTATCGTCAAGGGAAAGGCGAGCAGGATAAAGGAGATAGCGGACAGGCTGTTGAGCCTGAAAGGGGTAAAGCA